In Flavobacterium hankyongi, the genomic window AACGAATATAATTTATTTTTAACATATTGCAAATATTATGTAAGAAAAATAAAACAATATTTAAAAAATATCCATAAAATTCACAATTGTTTCTTGTAAGATTGTTAATTTATTAAGGAAAGCAAAAATAAAAAAGCACCTTATTTAAGGTGCTTTTTAAAATGATCATAAGTTTATCTTATTTTACTCTTAAGACAAAATAATTTTTTTTGCCTCTTTGTAAAAGAATAAATTGATTGTTGATTAAATCTTTATTGGTAACAGAGTACTCTTCGGTTACTTTTTCTTTGTTAACAGATATTGAATTTTCGGTTAATGCACGTCTTGCTTCTCCATTTGATTTTAAAAATCCTGTTTTTGCATTCAAAACATCAACAATGTTAATTCCGTTTTCAATTTCATCACGAGAAACTTCTGCTTGCGGTACTCCTTCAAAAATTTCAAGGAATGTTTCGCCATCTAAACCTTTTAAATCATCAGATGTTGAATTTCCAAATAAAATGTTTGATGCAGATATTGCTTTTTCTAAAGCTTCTGCACTATGTACAAAAGTTGTTACTTCTTCAGCCAATTTTCTTTGTAAAACTCTTAAATGAGGTGCTTGTTTGTGCTCTTCGATAAGTTTTTCTGTTGTCTCTTTGTCTAAGAAAGTAAATATCTTGATGTATTTTTCAGCATCTTCATCAGTTGAGTTTAACCAAAATTGGTAAAATTTGTAAACCGAAGTTTTATCAGCAGTCAACCAAACATTTCCTCCTTCTGATTTTCCAAACTTAGAACCATCAGCTTTTGTAATAAGTGGAGTTGTTAATGCAAAAGCTTTTGCGCTATCAGAAGAGCCATCGGCATTTAAACGTCTAACTAGTTCAGTTCCTGTTGTTATATTTCCCCATTGATCACTTCCTCCCATTTGAAGTAAACAGTTGTAGGTTTTATGTAAATGATAAAAATCGTAACCTTGTATTAATTGGTATGTAAATTCAGTAAACGACATTCCTTCGCCAGCTTCACCAGATAAACGTTTTTTTACCGAATCTTTAGCCATCATGTAATTTACGGTGATTCTTTTTCCAACTTCACGAGCAAAATCAATAAAAGAAAACTCTTTCATCCAATCGTAGTTATTTACTAAAATTGGAGCATTCGCATCAGTTGAATTAAAATCTAAAAATTTAGATAATACTCTTTTTATACCGTCAACATTTTTAGCTAAAGTTGCTTCGTCTAGTAAATTTCTTTCATCACTTTTTCCAGATGGATCTCCAATCATACCCGTTGCACCACCAACAAGAGCGATAGGTTTGTGTCCAAAATTCTTAAGATGAACTAAAAGGATAATTTGGACCATACTACCAATATGCAATGAATCGGCAGTTGGGTCAAACCCAATATAGGCTGTAGTTGCTTCTTTTAGCAATTGTTCCTCTGTTCCTGGCATACTGTCGTGGTATAATCCTCTCCACTTTAATTCTTCAACTAAATTTTTCATCTTTAATACAAATTTACTTTTGTCAACTCTGACATTCTTGTTTTTGTGAGTGCAAAGATAAAATTTATAACGATTTGTTCATTCGGTTACTGGTTTATTTGAATTTAAACTTTGGTGATATAGAACTTTATTTATCTTTGAAACATGATTTTAGTAACAGGAGCAACTGGATTAGTAGGTTCACATTTGATTTTGCAGCTTTTAGAGCAAGGTCAAGTTGTTAAGGCTTTATATAGAACAGAAGAGAATAAAGAAAAAGTAAAACGAGTTTTTGACTATTATCAAAAAGCAAGTTTGTTTTCTGAAATTAATTGGATTCAGGGAGATATTACAGATGTTCCTTCTTTAGAAGAAGTTTTTGTAGGGGTCGAATATGTATATCATTGTGCAGCTTTAGTTTCTTTTGATCCTAATGATGAAGAAAAGCTCAGAAAAGTAAATATTGAAGGGACTGCTAATGTTGTAAATTTTTGCTTAGACTTTAATATTAAGAAGCTTTGCCATGTAAGTTCTATTGCTGCTTTGGGTGATTTGCTCGAAGGACAAACAATTGTTACAGAAGATACCGAATGGAATCCAGAATTTCAGCATAGTGATTATGCGATTTCCAAGTATGGGGCTGAAATGGAAGTTTGGCGTGGGCAACAAGAAGGTCTTGATGTAATAGTTGTCAATCCAGGGGTTATATTAGGGCCAGCTTTTTGGGCGGAAGGTAGTGGTGAGATTTATCAAAAAATAAAAAATGGGTTGCCTTTTTATACTAAAGGTGTGACAGGTTTTGTTGCTATTGCCGATGTTGTAACTGCAATGATTAAGTTGATGGATGGTGAAATAAAAAATGAAAAATTCACGTTAGTTTCAGGAAATATAAGCTATCAAGATTTGGTTTTTAAAATAGCCGATTGTTTTAAAGTTTTGAGGCCAAAAATATATGCAACTAAATTGCTTACCAGTATTGGTTGGAGAATAGATTGGTTTTTGTCACTATTCGGAAAAAAAAGAGTCTTGAGTAAAAGTATGGCAAACTCTCTCCATTCAATAGGTATTTATTCTAATGAAAAAATAATCAGAGAAATCAATTTCAAGTTTGTTGAAATTAATGATTATATAGATGAAATTATCCTCTAGCCAAAACAGTTGGTTTTTTCTTTTTAGAAACTTTTTTTAAAGAGTCAGCTATTTGTTGCTGTTTTTTCTTGAAATCTTTGTTGATTTTAGCATCAACATCCTTCTTTTCTTTTTCTATTCTTGCAATAATACGGTCATACATTAATTTGTATTCTTCGATATTAGAAGAATAATATTTGTTGTTTTCTACAAATTGAATGCTGTCTATTTTGTATTTCTGATAAATATATGATTTAGGATTTACGCTGTTTTTTTGAAGTTCCATAGGACTGTAGCCTTTTAACGCCTGAAGTAGTGCTAGGTCATACAAAATATTTTCCATTACATCTTGTTCAATTAGTTTTTCAGGTTTTTTAATCTCATTCTTTACTGTACATGAAGCAAAAAGAAAAATTAAGGAAACAATTACAGCAACTTTTTTCATTTTTTATCTATTAAATTCTAAACGTCTTCCGTTTTGGATATCTTTTACTTGGTTGTTTTCATAAACCAAAGTACCATTGACAAAAGTATGGGTAATTTTCGAATTGAAAGTATAATTTTCAAATGGTGACCAACCGCATTTATACAAAATATTTTCTTTAGAAACCGTCCAAGCCGAGTTTGGATTAACGATGGCTAAATCAGCATAAAAACCTTCTTTGATAAAGCCTCTTCGGTGAATTTGAAAAAGTTTAGCAGGGTTATGAGCCATTTTTTCTATAATTTTTTCCACAGAAATTTTTCCTTGATGGTATGCTTCAAACATCGCTACTACCGAATGTTGTACTAGTGGTCCTCCCGAAGGAGCTGATGTATAAAGGTTTTGTTTTTCTTCTAAAGTGTGAGGAGCATGATCTGTTGCGATAACATCAATTCGGTCATCTAGCAAAGCTTCCCAAAGAGCATCTTTGTCTTTTTGAGTCTTTACAGCAGGATTCCATTTTATCAACGAGCCTTTTTCATCATAATCTTTATCGGTAAACCATAAGTGATGAACACAAACTTCTGCAGTGATTTTCTTTTCTTCTAATGGAATGTCATTTTGGAATAACTCCATTTCTTTAGCTGTTGAAAGATGAAAGATGTGTAATCTAGCGCCTGTTTTTTTAGCTAATTTGATAGCTTTTGATGAAGAAATATAGCAAGCTTCGTCACTACGAATTAAATGATGACAATTCATAGGGATATCATCACCATATTTTTCTTTATAAGCAGCTAAATTGTTTTTAATGGTAGTTTCATCTTCACAATGTACACAGATAATCATTTTTGTGTTTGAGAAAATTTTCTCTAAAACTTCTTCTTTGTCAACCAGCATGTTTCCTGTTGATGAACCCAGAAATATTTTTATTGCTGCAACGTTTTTAGGATTTGTTTTTAAAACTTCGTCTAAATTGTCATTTGTTGCTCCCATCATAAACGAATAATTCGCGTAAGATGTTTGGGAAGCAATCTCATATTTTTGTTCTAAAAGTTCTTGCGTAACTGCATTGGGAACAGTGTTGGGTTGTTCCATGAAAGTGGTAACGCCACCAGCAACAGCAGCTCTTGATTCGGAAGCAATATTTCCTTTATGAGTTAATCCAGGTTCGCGAAAATGAACTTGGTCATCAATAGCGCCAGGAATTACAAAATTTCCTTCGGCATCAATAATTTGACAATTTTCAGGAACGTTGAGACCATTCCCAATGTGTTTTATGAATTCATTTTCAATTAAAATTTCGCCTTCGGTTATTTTTCCTTCGTTAACAATTTTTGCGTTTTTAATTAAAATCGAGCTCATAGTTGTGTGTGTTGAGTTTTATAGTCGGTTGAATATTTTTCGTATACGTAGCATTATTACTCCTAAAATTGCTTCACGAATGATGGCGCCACTCATTTTTGACTCACCTTTAGTTCTGTCTGTAAAAATGATTGGAACTTCTACTATTTTAAAATGATTAACAAAAGTTCTGTATTTCATTTCAATTTGGAAGGCGTACCCGGTGAATTTTAATCGGTCAAGATTTATTTTTTCTAAAACTTGTCTTTGGTAACAAACAAATCCAGCTGTAGCATCTTGAATTTCCATACCGGTTATCATTCTAACATATACAGATGCAAAATAGGACATCAATACTCTGTTTAGTGGCCAGTTCACTACGTTGACTCCTGTAATATAACGAGAACCTATTGACATTCCTGCGTTTTCGTCTTTACAGGCATCGTATAGCTTTTCTAAATCATTAGGATTGTGTGAGAAATCGGCATCCATTTCAAAAATGTACTCATAATGATGTTGTATTGCCCATTTGAATCCATGAACATAAGCCGTGCCAAGACCAGCTTTGCCTTGTCTTTTTTCTAGATGCAGAGCATCGGGGAATTCTTTTTGTAGTTCAATAACTTTATCAGCAGTCCCATCGGGTGAGTTGTCATCTACGATTAGTACATCGAATTTTTTTGGCAAAGACATTGTTGCTCGAATAATGCTTTCGATGTTTTCTATTTCGTTATAAGTAGGAATTATGACTATTGAGTCCTGCATAATGTTAAAATTCTGATGCAAAAATAAACTTTTTAGTGGTTGAGTTTCTTAAATTATTTATAATTAAACGAGTCCTGTAAAAAATTTGTAATTTCGCGCTATGAATAAAATCGAGTTTATTCCTAGAATAGTAGAAAATAAAGATTGGATAACAATAGTTTTTATTGTTGCGGTAGCCCTTGTTGCTGTTACTAAGGCTGCTTTCGAAAATAGATTTGTTGATTTTGTGAATTTAATAGCAAACAACAAGTATATAAAAATGTACAAAGACCCTAGTAACTTGATGAGTTGGTTCACCATTCTGTTGTTTTTTGTTCAGTTAATTTCGTTTTCTTTCTTTGTTCAGTTGGTGTTGAGTTACTTTGGTTATACCACAAAAACAAACTGGATAACATTTATTCAAATTTTTACCTTTTTAACTTTCTTTGTTTTATCTAAATTCTTAGTAGAAAAAATTATTGCCGCTTCATTTAATATAGAACCCTTTATTGAGCAGTTTAATTTGTTCAAAGTGAGCTATCGAACCTATGTTGGGTTAATGTTGCTTCCAGTTAATATTGTATTGTATTATACTGATTTAATGAATTCTTACGTAATAATCATTGTTTTAGTTGTATTATTGATAATTAACTCAATAACTTACCTTGTTTCATTGAAGAATTATCAAAATTTATTACTTGGTAAGTTGTTTTATTTTATTTTATATATTTGCGCTCTGGAAATAGCACCGTATTACTTTATGTATTATGTTATTACAAACAGGTAATATTTTTTGAAAATGCCCAATATGAAAGTGAAAACAATTTTAGTTTCGCAACCCGAGCCAAAGGTTGAAAATTCACCTTATTTTGACTTGCAAAATAAGCACAAAATAAAAGTTGATTTCAGACCCTTTATTCATGTTGAAGGAGTTCCTGCAAAAGAAGTTAGAGCTCAAAAAATTGACTTAAACAATTTTACTGCAATTATTTTAACGAGTAAAAATTCAGTAGATCATTTCTTTAGAGTAGCTGAAGAGATGCGTTACAAAGTTCCTGAAGATTTACGTTATTTTTGTCAATCGGAAGCTGTGGCTTACTATTTACAAAAGTATGTTGTGTATAGAAAACGTAAAATATATGTTGGTCAAAAAGACTTTGCAGATATGTCAGCGTTATTCAAAAAATACAAAGACGAGAAGTTTTTACTTCCTGCATCAGATAAATTAAATGCCGATGTTCCTCAAACGCTAAACAATCTAAAATTAGATTGGACACCAGGAACTTTTTACAAAACAGTAATGAGTGATTTGTCTGATTTGAAAGATGTGTATTATGATGTTTTAGCATTTTTTAGTCCAACGGGAATTCAATCATTGTTTAAAAATTTTCCTGATTTTCAACAAAACAATACTCGTATAGCTGTTTTTGGAAGCACTACACAAAAAGAAGCTTTGGAACATGGATTACGTGTTGATATTATGGCTCCAACACCAGAAGCTCCGTCAATGACAATGGCTTTGGAAAAATATGTTGCTGAAGTAAACAAAGGAAAATAATTATTATTACATATATAAGAATCCCGATTTATCGGGATTTTTTATTTTTACTGCAAATTAATCATCATGAGCACAACTGGAACCATTCAAACTACTATACAAAACAAAATAGCTAGAGTTACTTTTAGTCACCCAGCAAGTAATTCGTTTCCTAGCAATCAATTAAAAGCATTGACAGAAGAGTTAAACTCATTAAGTAATAATGATGAGGTTACTGTGATAGTTCTACAAAGTAAAGGGAATGGTGCATTTTGTGCGGGAGCTTCTTTTGATGAACTATTAGCGGTTAATGACCTTGAGACTGGGAAACAGTTTTTTAGTGGTTTTGCTAATGTGATTAACGCAATGAGGTCTTGTAAAAAGGTTATTGTAGGTCGAATTCATGGAAAAGCTGTTGGAGGAGGTGTTGGACTTGCTTCAGCTTGTGATTATGCTTTTGCCACAGATGGAGCATCAATTAAATTATCTGAAATTGCTATTGGAATTGGTCCTTTTGTGATTGAGCCAGCAGTTTCAAGAAAAATTGGGAAATCGGCTATGGCAGAAATGACTTTATCTCCAGCCGAATGGAAATCAGCAAAATGGGCATTTGAACATAAATTATATGCTCAATTATTTGCTTCTGTAGGTGAAATGGATGAAGCATTAGAAAAATTTGTAACTCAATTGGCAACTTATAATCCTGATGCTTTGTATGAATTTAAAAAAGTATTGTGGGAAGGAACTGAAAACTGGGATGAATTACTATATGAACGTGCAGCTATTTCAGGAAAATTAGTGCTTTCCGACTTTACTAAAAACGCTTTAAATGCTTTTAAAAAGTAATTTAAAAATCTAATTTCCTTCTATTGTTTTTTATTTCTGAAGTAGATTTTTTCTCTTTTAGACGTTTCTCGATAACACTTTTGGGTACTTTAGTGGCTTTTCTTGGCTTTGGTTTTACGAGTGATTTTTCTAAAATATGAAATAATCGTTTCGTTACAATTTCTTTATTTTTTAGCTGACTTCGGTCTTCGTCACAGTTTAAAATTAAAACAAACCCAGAGGTTAGTTTGCTACTTAGTTTTTGCTTAATAAGCTTTTTTTCATCATCATTTAAACCTAATGAATTTTCTATAGAAAATGATAAAATAACTTTGCTGGAAACTTTATTTACATTTTGACCTCCAGCTCCACTGCTCCGTACTGCTTTGTATTGTAGTTCAGTTTGAATAATTTCTTTTTTCACTAGACTAAATATTTGGTTGATGCGACGATTTCAGTAAATCATTCACCGTTTTTACGGG contains:
- a CDS encoding DUF4271 domain-containing protein gives rise to the protein MNKIEFIPRIVENKDWITIVFIVAVALVAVTKAAFENRFVDFVNLIANNKYIKMYKDPSNLMSWFTILLFFVQLISFSFFVQLVLSYFGYTTKTNWITFIQIFTFLTFFVLSKFLVEKIIAASFNIEPFIEQFNLFKVSYRTYVGLMLLPVNIVLYYTDLMNSYVIIIVLVVLLIINSITYLVSLKNYQNLLLGKLFYFILYICALEIAPYYFMYYVITNR
- a CDS encoding NAD-dependent epimerase/dehydratase family protein encodes the protein MILVTGATGLVGSHLILQLLEQGQVVKALYRTEENKEKVKRVFDYYQKASLFSEINWIQGDITDVPSLEEVFVGVEYVYHCAALVSFDPNDEEKLRKVNIEGTANVVNFCLDFNIKKLCHVSSIAALGDLLEGQTIVTEDTEWNPEFQHSDYAISKYGAEMEVWRGQQEGLDVIVVNPGVILGPAFWAEGSGEIYQKIKNGLPFYTKGVTGFVAIADVVTAMIKLMDGEIKNEKFTLVSGNISYQDLVFKIADCFKVLRPKIYATKLLTSIGWRIDWFLSLFGKKRVLSKSMANSLHSIGIYSNEKIIREINFKFVEINDYIDEIIL
- the tyrS gene encoding tyrosine--tRNA ligase produces the protein MKNLVEELKWRGLYHDSMPGTEEQLLKEATTAYIGFDPTADSLHIGSMVQIILLVHLKNFGHKPIALVGGATGMIGDPSGKSDERNLLDEATLAKNVDGIKRVLSKFLDFNSTDANAPILVNNYDWMKEFSFIDFAREVGKRITVNYMMAKDSVKKRLSGEAGEGMSFTEFTYQLIQGYDFYHLHKTYNCLLQMGGSDQWGNITTGTELVRRLNADGSSDSAKAFALTTPLITKADGSKFGKSEGGNVWLTADKTSVYKFYQFWLNSTDEDAEKYIKIFTFLDKETTEKLIEEHKQAPHLRVLQRKLAEEVTTFVHSAEALEKAISASNILFGNSTSDDLKGLDGETFLEIFEGVPQAEVSRDEIENGINIVDVLNAKTGFLKSNGEARRALTENSISVNKEKVTEEYSVTNKDLINNQFILLQRGKKNYFVLRVK
- the arfB gene encoding alternative ribosome rescue aminoacyl-tRNA hydrolase ArfB, with amino-acid sequence MKKEIIQTELQYKAVRSSGAGGQNVNKVSSKVILSFSIENSLGLNDDEKKLIKQKLSSKLTSGFVLILNCDEDRSQLKNKEIVTKRLFHILEKSLVKPKPRKATKVPKSVIEKRLKEKKSTSEIKNNRRKLDF
- a CDS encoding polyprenol monophosphomannose synthase, with the translated sequence MQDSIVIIPTYNEIENIESIIRATMSLPKKFDVLIVDDNSPDGTADKVIELQKEFPDALHLEKRQGKAGLGTAYVHGFKWAIQHHYEYIFEMDADFSHNPNDLEKLYDACKDENAGMSIGSRYITGVNVVNWPLNRVLMSYFASVYVRMITGMEIQDATAGFVCYQRQVLEKINLDRLKFTGYAFQIEMKYRTFVNHFKIVEVPIIFTDRTKGESKMSGAIIREAILGVIMLRIRKIFNRL
- a CDS encoding enoyl-CoA hydratase/isomerase family protein; this encodes MSTTGTIQTTIQNKIARVTFSHPASNSFPSNQLKALTEELNSLSNNDEVTVIVLQSKGNGAFCAGASFDELLAVNDLETGKQFFSGFANVINAMRSCKKVIVGRIHGKAVGGGVGLASACDYAFATDGASIKLSEIAIGIGPFVIEPAVSRKIGKSAMAEMTLSPAEWKSAKWAFEHKLYAQLFASVGEMDEALEKFVTQLATYNPDALYEFKKVLWEGTENWDELLYERAAISGKLVLSDFTKNALNAFKK
- a CDS encoding dihydroorotase; the encoded protein is MSSILIKNAKIVNEGKITEGEILIENEFIKHIGNGLNVPENCQIIDAEGNFVIPGAIDDQVHFREPGLTHKGNIASESRAAVAGGVTTFMEQPNTVPNAVTQELLEQKYEIASQTSYANYSFMMGATNDNLDEVLKTNPKNVAAIKIFLGSSTGNMLVDKEEVLEKIFSNTKMIICVHCEDETTIKNNLAAYKEKYGDDIPMNCHHLIRSDEACYISSSKAIKLAKKTGARLHIFHLSTAKEMELFQNDIPLEEKKITAEVCVHHLWFTDKDYDEKGSLIKWNPAVKTQKDKDALWEALLDDRIDVIATDHAPHTLEEKQNLYTSAPSGGPLVQHSVVAMFEAYHQGKISVEKIIEKMAHNPAKLFQIHRRGFIKEGFYADLAIVNPNSAWTVSKENILYKCGWSPFENYTFNSKITHTFVNGTLVYENNQVKDIQNGRRLEFNR
- a CDS encoding DUF4296 domain-containing protein, with the protein product MKKVAVIVSLIFLFASCTVKNEIKKPEKLIEQDVMENILYDLALLQALKGYSPMELQKNSVNPKSYIYQKYKIDSIQFVENNKYYSSNIEEYKLMYDRIIARIEKEKKDVDAKINKDFKKKQQQIADSLKKVSKKKKPTVLARG
- a CDS encoding uroporphyrinogen-III synthase, whose product is MKVKTILVSQPEPKVENSPYFDLQNKHKIKVDFRPFIHVEGVPAKEVRAQKIDLNNFTAIILTSKNSVDHFFRVAEEMRYKVPEDLRYFCQSEAVAYYLQKYVVYRKRKIYVGQKDFADMSALFKKYKDEKFLLPASDKLNADVPQTLNNLKLDWTPGTFYKTVMSDLSDLKDVYYDVLAFFSPTGIQSLFKNFPDFQQNNTRIAVFGSTTQKEALEHGLRVDIMAPTPEAPSMTMALEKYVAEVNKGK